The Luteitalea sp. genomic interval TGAGAACCCGCGCGTTCGTCACTCTGCCGTCGGTCCCAATGGTGGCCTCGATGATGACGATGCCCTGCACGCGCGCCGACTGCGCGATCTGCGGGTACTGGGGATCGACATGCCTGATCTTGCGAGGCTTCTTGATACGGCCACCGACACGCACCGGCTTTGGCGGTGGCGGGGGTGGCGGCGGCGCTGGAGGAGGAAGACCGCCCACAACGCCCCCCACCGTGCCGCCCGGAATACCACCTTCGACACCACCCGGTACACCGACGACGCTCGACGGCGGTGTCTCCGGGTTGATTTCGGATGGCGCCTCAATGGGCGCCGCGGCGGGATTGACCTCAACAGGCTTGACCGTGGCCGGCCGCGCCGCTGCGGGCGGTGGTGGCGGTGGGGGCGGCGGTGGAGGCGGTGGCGGCGGTGCTGCGGCGAACGCCATCATCGCGGGGGGCGTCGGCAGCGTGCCGGTCGCCATCAATGGAATGATCACCACGGCTCCGACGATCACGGCGTGGAGCAGAATCGAGATCGCGACCGAATATCGCTTGTTCGATCCCACCGTGATCGGCGGCTCAACGATGTCGCCGAACATCTCACGTGGCATCGGATCCTCCTCGTCACCCTCGTAGGGTTTCTGACCCTGCGGCAGGAGGGCCGATTGTCGCGACAGCCCAAGAAACGCTGGACGTATGTTTCCGCTGCGGCCGTCCAAGCCTACCCAGCTGAGAAGCAGGTCCCGTGCCAGCGTCAGCGTGAAGTCTTCCTGCCGCGCCGTGCTCACCTTCAGGGGCCTCGCGCGAACGGAGGCCGCGACGTTGACTGGTGGCTTGCGGGTCATACCACGCTGTCCCAATAGGGGCGGACGACCTTCGCGAGCCGCAGCCGTGCGGGCTGCCACCAACGCTGTTGGGGACCATTGCCCAGCCGCCTCGGGAAGAATCCCCCACGTTTGCGTTTACGTAAGAGCAAGCGCGGGACTCGCTGTGGAACGGTAGGCTGCTCAGGAGACTCACACTCAAAGCGAGACCGCGGAGTCAGTGGCCCGTCACTTGCATCGACGGCCGCTGCGATGGCTGAGTCTCATCACGTACGCGAAGGCACGACGCATGAGGACCGTACCCGGATCGCGACGCCCGCGCTCCTCAGGCTTCTCGGTAGCGCGCTAGTGGTCGCGGGATCGGTGATGATCGCTCAAGGACGCCGTGGACGGATCAGGATCAGACGGGAGCTTGAGGGGCAGAGAATCACGTTCCCGAGCTCGACGGAGCTGCCGGAGCACCTCGCGCGGTACGCGGGCACCCGGGTGCGGACGGCCCAAGAGGCCAGAATCTTCGCAGATGTGATCGCGGCGCACATCAAGACGGCCACCGAAGGGCGTACCTACGCCGAGATCAACGAGGCGTGGATCGCCGGCGCACGGAAAGACCAGCAGCTCGCGCAACTGCAACACGTCGCCTTCACCGGCGAGTGCTTGCGCAGTGCACTCATGGGCACGTACCTGGCCGGGCAGGTGACCTGTCTCGCCGCCGTGCTCGGTGGACTGCTCACCGGTATCGGCGCCGGCTTCGTCGCGATTGCGGCCGCGCTACGTCCGTCGCGTGGCTGACGTTCACACCACGAACCTGGCAATCTGAGGAATATTGCGGGGTGCACTGGGCAAATGTCCGCACAGGACGAGAAGATCGTCGTGGGCTAGGCCGGGCTAGGCCTGCGTCTCAGGATCATTCCTGGGCTGCGCGCGCCGGATGACGAGCGCGGCATGCGAGGCGTTAACGAACGTCGCACCGAGCAGGGACGCGGCGCCGAGGGCGACCAAGAGGTGCGGCTGTCCCATCAGGCCACTCATGAGCATTGGCAGGCCGACAAGCCACAAGAGGAAGACGACGAGGGCGAGCCGTGGCTCGATCAGCCGATGAACGGATCGCGCAGGCGGCACGCCGTGAGCGCGCCCCAATGATCGGTACCATGCATGCAGCGGGAGAAGCCGCCCCTGGATGCCGACCACCATTTGTGCCACGAAACCAACGATTCCCGCGGCGCCGTACGCCCACGTCACAGCAGGGGGTGCTGCGCGGACCGCAAGCCAGATCCCGAGGCTGGCCGCGACGAGCAGGTAGAGCAGGGCCACATGTGTCTGCCACGTGGACCAATCGTGGCGTGGCAGCTCGATGGGGCGTGGACGTCGCTGGCGCACCATCCGGCGAACCTGAACGAAGAAGGTGACGAACGCGCCCAGAACGCAGACAACCCAGATAGCCGGACGCGCGTCCCTGATCAGCGACCACGTGAGACCTAGCGTTCCGACCTCCAGCAGGACGGCACTGGCCGCCAGCCCTCGTCCGCGTGGCATCGCCGCTGGCAGAAACATCGGGATCAACCGATACGCCACCCCGAAGATCATCATCGTGGCCCAGCCGAGCACAGCGAAGTGTCCATGGGCGATGGCCAGGGACAGGGGCGACCAGGGCAGCTTCCCTGTCAAACGGTTGATGGCGAGCAGCAGCCCGAGGAGTCCGGCGGCCACCACGTTGGTGAAGGCCAGTCCAACATGAAGCGACACTCCGCGCGGCAGCCGCGAGGCGTACAGCGCCAGAATCGCGCGCACCCCGATGAACGCCAGCGGTCCGAGCACAAACAGGGACGCGCCGCCGACCAGCGCATACCGACCTGACCAGAATCCGACGACCATGCCGCACGTTCCTGTCCAGAACGACAGGCACGCCACCGCATCACGGCGTGTCGCGCGAAACGGCAGGCCGAGCACGAGCGGACCGACGATGTAGAAGGCCCCGAGAATCGACGCCGAGATCCATCCGAGCGTCACCAGATGCACGAGCGCCACGAGTCGCGGATGGTAATGGAAGGTGCCCGGGAGATCGGGCCGGACGATGAGCGCGGCGAACGCAAGCGCCAGCGCGAGGTGCGCGCCCGCGAAGTAGGCGAGCGGCAGGGTGGGAGCGGGAAAGAAGCGACGACCGGTCGAGGTGCTGGTCGCCGTGCGTTCGAGACTCACGTTCATCTCACGGCTCCCAACCGTAAAGCGCCAGAGTGCTGCGCTCAATGCTGCATGGTCGGCCGGCGTTCAGTCGTTTGCCCTGAAGGCGAGCGCACCTGGAGATACCCAATGGCGCCACGCTGCGCGTCGGCAAACTCATGGTCGACCAGGATGTAGGTGCCTTCCTCGGGCGCGATGAGCTCGACCACGGCGCCGTTGCTGGCACCAAAGGGCACGGTCTGCAGGCCGGTCCACTCGTTGCGCGGATTGCCCTCGAAGAAGACGCGGTCGAAGATTGCCCCGACCATGTGCAGGCTCGAGCCATCTGACGGTCCGACGTTCTGGACGTAGAGGCGGACGCGCTCGCCGACGTTCGCCACGAGCGGCGACTGGGTAAGCGCTTGTGTGTGTCCGTTGAACGCCACCTGCGACGGCTGTTTCGCGATCGCGCGGTCGAAGTCGAGCACGTGCAGGTCGCCGTCACTCGGCTTCAGATAGAACTCCGACTGCACAACCACGTAGTGACGGTCCACCAGGTCGTCAGTCGGGAATCCTTGGCGCGGGCTGACGACCACCACGCCATACTGCCCCATCGCCAGGTGCATGAGCACCGGTGCGACACCGCAGTGATAGAGATACACGCCGGGATAGTTCGCCACCCACTCGAAACGGATGCTCTCGCCAGGCTGGATCATGCGCCATTTGTCGTTCGGCGCGACGGTGCCGGCGTGGAAGTCCATGGAGTGCGGCATCGGCGCCACGGCCGGCGTCGGCTTCTGGAGCTTGTCGCGCGGGAGGTCGCGGAGGAACGGCGACGCATCGGCCGACGGTTTGGTGACCGTCACCGCCGTGTCGCTACGATTCTTCATCGTGAAGACCACGCGATCGCCTTGACGCACGTGCAGCACGGGGCCGGGCACCGTGCCGCCGAATGTCCACGCCTGGTATCGAACGCCCGGCGCGACCTCGATTTCGGCGGCGACCACGTCGATCCGCACGTGGTGCGTGGTGTTGCCCGCCTGAAGCGGTGCGAGCGCCGGTGCCCGCGTCACGTTGCGCCCGGTGACAGGCGGGCCGTTGTAGTCCTCCTGAAACACGATGGCCGGCGCCGAACCGAACACCTTGGCGTCCGGTGATTGCCGCGGCGCCGTCTCGGTCCTGACCAGCAGAACGCCCGCGACAAGCGTGGCCACGCCACCGACCACGGCCAGGATCATGACTGTGCCCAGGCTCGGATCTCGCATGACGTGTGTCTCCTTGACCGGCGTCGCGCTCGGGGCGATCCTTCGCTCCGCACGGTCATGACCACGTTACCGAATACTCTGGGCAGGTGCTTTGCGCTGGCGCAACGTCGGAAGAGAAAGGCGATCAGTCATCGTCGCTGCGCGACAGCGTTTCGAGGCCGCGGGGTGAGCGTACGAGTAGGCGGCGGCGTTCGGAGCGCAGCAGGCCCTCGGCTTCCCATTGCGACAGCGTGCGGCTCACCGTGTAGAGGGTCGTGCCCGTGAGCGCGGCAAGCTCCTGCCGGGTCAACGGGTGGCTGATCAGAATGCCATCCGGCGTGGGCTGGCCGCACTGCCGCATCAGGCGGAGCAACGTGTGGGCCAACCGCTGGCCAACGCGATCGGTCGTCAACTCCCGGACGCGCGTGAGCGCATCGTTCATGTGCCGCGCGATTTCGCGCATGATGTTCGTGCGCACCACGGGGAAGCGCTCGAGCAGCCGCATGAGCACGTCACGCGGCCACGCACGCATGCGCGTCGATTCGACTGCGAGCGCCGTCACCGGATAGTCGGCCTGGTCAAGGGCCACAATGCCAGCAAATGGCTCACGGGGACCGACGAAACGCACAATCAGCTCGCGACCGTCGGCCGTCACCTGCACGAGCTTCAAGAAGCCAGTCTCAACCAAATAGAAGCAGTGCGCGGGCTCACCCTGCCGGGCGAGGGTTTCCCCGCGCCGCACCTGACACGCAAGTGACTCACTCAGCCATGTCGCGCGCTCGTTCTCGGTGAGGCCGTCGAAGATGCGCGACCGACTGAGATCGGACGGTGCGTCCGTCTGCATATCTGCCCGGCGCCCGATCGAGGGGTCGGGCCTACAAACCCTCGTGCGGTACGCTCGCCCTAAAGGTCGGGCCCTCATGCACCGACCTGCTACTGCAGTTTGCGCTGGATCAACGACAGGGTCCGTGATGGGCCGTACGCTGATCAACGGAAAAGGCGTCGGCACTGCTTGCCACCGCGAAAGGCCCCATTATGGATATCACATGCGAGACCACCGTCGCCGATGTGGCGACCCTCCACCCGGCCACCATCAAGGTCTTTCAGCAGTATCACATTGATTTCTGCTGTGGAGGCAAGATTCCGCTCGCTGACGCGTGCGCTCGCCACGGCGTCAACCTGGAGACGCTCCTGGCCGACTTGCGCGCAGCGATGATCACGCCCGCGGAGACCACCCAGTGGGAGGACGCGACGCTCACCGACCTCATCGCGTACATTCAACAGCGCTACCACGTTCCACTGCGAACCGAGCTGGGACGTCTCTCGGCCATGCTCACAACAGTCGTCAGCCGCCACGGCGAGCGCCTTCCAGAGGTCTTAGTGCCACTCCAGGCAACATTCGAGCGCTTCCAGTACGACCTGATCGATCACATGCACAAAGAAGACAACGTGCTCTTCCCAGCCATTACGGCGCTCGAAGCCGCGCACAACGCAGGCGAGAGCCCTGGTGGGAGATGGACCGGGATCGACCAGCCCATCCAGGTGATGGAGGCCGAGCATGAGGCGGCCGGTGTGGCCCTGGCGACGCTGCGGGAGATCACGCGGGGCTATGCGCCCCCGGAAGACGCGTGCCCAACGTTCCGCGGGCTCTACCACGGCCTGGCCGAGCTCGAGCGTGACATGCACATCCACGTGCACCTCGAGAACAACATCCTCTTCCCTCGCGCGACCCAGCTTGCACACGTGACGTGACCCTGCGCGTGGCTCAGGAACGCACCTCCTCCTGCCAGAAGGGATGGAACCTCGTGCCGTCTCTTGCGGCGATGTCCTCGTAGATGCGGTAGCGCTCGTCGACCGCTGCCTGTGCCTGGCGCATTAGCATCCGCGCATCCTCGGGCCGGGTCTGCGTCAGGATCCGGTAGCGGAGCTCGCGATAGGCGAAGTCCTCGACCGCCAGTGTCGGGCGGGTGCTGTCGAGGCGGAAGGGATTCAGGCCGGCCTGGCGCATCCGGGGATCGTACCGGAACAGCGGCCAGTATCCGCTGGCGACGGCCCGGCGCTGCTGCTTCATCCCGTCGCGCAAGTCGTATCCGTGCGCGATGCATTGGCTGTAGGCGAGGATGAGCGATGGCCCTTCATACGCCTCGGCGTCCCGCAAGGCCTGGATCGTCTGCTCCGGATTCGCCGCTAGCGCAATCTGTGCGACATAGACATGGCCGTAGGCGATCGCCTGCAGCGCAAGATCCTTGCGGGGCGTGCGCTTCCCGGCGGCGGCAAACTGCGCGGCGGCGCCAAGCGGCGTGGCCTTCGATGCCTGGCCGCCCGTATTCGAATAGACCTCCGTATCCAGCACCAGGATATTCACGTCACGCACCTGTGCCAGCACGTGATCC includes:
- a CDS encoding cyclic nucleotide-binding domain-containing protein; this encodes MRARPLGRAYRTRVCRPDPSIGRRADMQTDAPSDLSRSRIFDGLTENERATWLSESLACQVRRGETLARQGEPAHCFYLVETGFLKLVQVTADGRELIVRFVGPREPFAGIVALDQADYPVTALAVESTRMRAWPRDVLMRLLERFPVVRTNIMREIARHMNDALTRVRELTTDRVGQRLAHTLLRLMRQCGQPTPDGILISHPLTRQELAALTGTTLYTVSRTLSQWEAEGLLRSERRRLLVRSPRGLETLSRSDDD
- a CDS encoding multicopper oxidase domain-containing protein, encoding MILAVVGGVATLVAGVLLVRTETAPRQSPDAKVFGSAPAIVFQEDYNGPPVTGRNVTRAPALAPLQAGNTTHHVRIDVVAAEIEVAPGVRYQAWTFGGTVPGPVLHVRQGDRVVFTMKNRSDTAVTVTKPSADASPFLRDLPRDKLQKPTPAVAPMPHSMDFHAGTVAPNDKWRMIQPGESIRFEWVANYPGVYLYHCGVAPVLMHLAMGQYGVVVVSPRQGFPTDDLVDRHYVVVQSEFYLKPSDGDLHVLDFDRAIAKQPSQVAFNGHTQALTQSPLVANVGERVRLYVQNVGPSDGSSLHMVGAIFDRVFFEGNPRNEWTGLQTVPFGASNGAVVELIAPEEGTYILVDHEFADAQRGAIGYLQVRSPSGQTTERRPTMQH
- the ric gene encoding iron-sulfur cluster repair di-iron protein, which translates into the protein MDITCETTVADVATLHPATIKVFQQYHIDFCCGGKIPLADACARHGVNLETLLADLRAAMITPAETTQWEDATLTDLIAYIQQRYHVPLRTELGRLSAMLTTVVSRHGERLPEVLVPLQATFERFQYDLIDHMHKEDNVLFPAITALEAAHNAGESPGGRWTGIDQPIQVMEAEHEAAGVALATLREITRGYAPPEDACPTFRGLYHGLAELERDMHIHVHLENNILFPRATQLAHVT